A stretch of the Halomonas sp. BDJS001 genome encodes the following:
- a CDS encoding M48 family metallopeptidase produces MLQGQFFDGVTAYRHEVCITVFDDQQVLVIHADSLAEPVRWELADLRALSDRSSKAQLTLTRYVPSIDERDPARLIVTDNDFIARLRATQPDLFRRDVRKRTWLRMAGWGTGAVAAIVLMLFVILPSMANILAEAIPIEREVAFGKAVTQQIEWVLNSSSGSTQRCDSPEGMGALNTMLERLTAKRDMHYEIAVQVFDHSDVNAFAAPGGQVVILSALLEEAETPEEVAGVLAHEIGHVERRDPMRQALRAAGATGLLTMVFGDLAGAAVVSEHLLTAAYSREAEVEADRFALETLAAAHVDAAGFANFFARIEGLEAGDIALSERLSTHPASSWRGAQAQRFADNQGETTAILTPTEWASLQVICQ; encoded by the coding sequence ATGTTGCAGGGGCAATTCTTTGATGGCGTGACGGCCTATCGCCATGAGGTGTGCATTACGGTGTTTGATGACCAGCAGGTGCTGGTCATCCACGCAGACTCACTCGCTGAACCTGTTCGCTGGGAACTCGCCGATCTTCGTGCTCTTAGTGATCGTTCGAGTAAAGCGCAGCTAACCTTGACCCGTTATGTCCCGTCTATTGACGAGAGAGATCCTGCACGGCTTATCGTCACTGATAACGACTTCATTGCCAGGTTGCGTGCTACACAGCCTGATCTTTTCCGCCGCGATGTCCGTAAGAGAACCTGGCTGCGCATGGCGGGATGGGGAACGGGCGCGGTGGCGGCCATTGTGTTGATGCTGTTCGTTATCTTGCCGAGCATGGCCAATATCCTGGCTGAGGCTATTCCGATCGAGCGTGAAGTTGCCTTTGGCAAAGCCGTTACCCAGCAAATCGAGTGGGTGCTAAACAGTTCAAGCGGAAGCACGCAGCGCTGTGATTCTCCTGAGGGGATGGGGGCGCTAAATACGATGCTGGAAAGGCTGACAGCTAAGCGTGATATGCACTACGAAATCGCCGTTCAGGTTTTTGATCATTCTGACGTCAATGCGTTTGCCGCCCCGGGTGGGCAGGTGGTTATTTTGAGTGCCTTGCTGGAAGAGGCTGAGACCCCTGAGGAAGTGGCGGGCGTGCTGGCGCACGAAATTGGCCATGTAGAGCGACGAGATCCCATGCGGCAGGCATTACGTGCGGCGGGAGCAACTGGGTTGCTCACCATGGTGTTTGGTGACTTGGCGGGCGCCGCAGTGGTGAGTGAGCATTTGCTAACTGCTGCCTATAGCCGGGAGGCTGAAGTCGAGGCAGACCGTTTTGCTTTAGAAACACTCGCTGCGGCGCACGTTGATGCGGCAGGATTTGCCAACTTTTTTGCCCGGATTGAGGGGCTGGAAGCGGGTGATATTGCTCTCTCTGAGCGTTTGTCTACACACCCTGCTTCCAGCTGGCGCGGTGCACAGGCCCAGCGTTTTGCAGACAACCAAGGCGAGACCACTGCTATCCTAACGCCAACCGAATGGGCGTCCTTGCAGGTGATCTGCCAGTAG
- a CDS encoding alpha/beta hydrolase gives MFIPKPPVFSYRFHALLTAFIGWLTFSGHSFASEVEHHQFFSPTLGYDYPYSVYLPDHYDDQATDAYPVVYMLHGSFGTDRDWVSRGNLQQVADRLIAAGHIPPAVFIMPGSRSWWVDGHNEPARSAFFNDLMPHVEATYRVGQERHLRGIAGLSAGGYGALNFALERPELFAAVAALSPASYAPLPPRNSSAWRHPAFRNEQGQFDRELWQNLNYTAYLEAYRLRVTPRGTEEEGDLSPVPLYISAGRSDVYDAEFHARILRQTMERIQPNDVRLDLYPGGHTWQVWRASLPAALNFLFQYVGQPVVEAQTEADSEEVSG, from the coding sequence GTGTTCATCCCCAAGCCACCAGTATTCTCGTACCGATTTCACGCCCTACTCACCGCGTTTATTGGCTGGCTGACGTTCAGTGGGCATTCATTCGCCAGCGAGGTCGAGCACCATCAGTTTTTCTCGCCCACGCTAGGTTACGACTACCCCTACAGTGTCTATTTACCCGATCATTATGACGACCAGGCGACAGATGCTTATCCGGTCGTTTATATGTTGCACGGCTCTTTTGGCACCGACCGCGACTGGGTTTCTCGCGGCAATTTACAGCAGGTGGCGGATAGGTTAATCGCCGCCGGGCATATTCCTCCGGCCGTGTTCATTATGCCCGGCAGCCGCAGTTGGTGGGTGGATGGCCACAACGAACCCGCCCGTAGCGCGTTTTTTAACGACCTAATGCCCCATGTGGAAGCGACCTACCGAGTGGGCCAAGAGCGACATCTGCGCGGCATAGCAGGTCTCTCCGCCGGTGGTTACGGCGCGCTCAATTTTGCCCTGGAGCGACCTGAACTGTTTGCCGCGGTGGCCGCGTTAAGCCCCGCCAGCTACGCCCCCCTGCCACCACGCAACTCCTCCGCCTGGCGCCACCCGGCCTTTCGCAATGAGCAGGGCCAGTTTGATCGCGAGCTATGGCAAAACCTTAACTACACCGCCTATTTGGAAGCGTATCGCCTGCGCGTAACCCCCCGCGGCACTGAAGAAGAGGGCGACCTCTCCCCCGTACCGCTGTATATCAGCGCCGGGCGTAGCGATGTCTATGACGCGGAATTCCACGCCCGCATCCTGCGCCAAACCATGGAGCGCATTCAGCCCAATGACGTGCGCCTCGACCTCTACCCCGGCGGCCACACATGGCAGGTATGGCGGGCCAGCCTACCGGCAGCACTCAACTTCCTGTTTCAGTACGTGGGGCAACCGGTAGTTGAAGCACAAACTGAAGCAGACTCGGAGGAAGTAAGCGGTTGA
- a CDS encoding acyltransferase family protein — MRKIEEIYWLRAYGCIAVFLFHLLDHVNQRLDNVATDLMRIPLVLGTPIFLFIAVFVFAVRYDKSVPEGFLAQRVKYVMVPYFVYGFIYSTAEWARLQTSDEPVGLIANAIEYYVYAGWHGYFLIIAMQFYVAYWLFTRWQLWRLNPVPWLWGACIISMGYWGLAYWFDVDLPGYLLWIAPLGWIYVFFLALVLVRYYPLAPESVLLARPAWMQQMARPLWLGLMVALIIAATFAGWLAFSSKEVWVIPFFVLFTLCAMRYLAGRPAPLWVRHVNAYSFGIYLAHPMFFVLTDLAVEPLSLPVGVYALLLMVVGVVGSVGLNKLANTTTAGAMLFGKQLKVSH; from the coding sequence ATGCGGAAAATTGAAGAGATCTATTGGTTGCGTGCTTACGGCTGTATAGCCGTTTTTTTGTTTCATTTATTAGATCACGTCAATCAACGCCTCGATAACGTCGCGACCGATTTAATGCGTATACCACTGGTCTTGGGTACGCCGATTTTCCTGTTTATTGCCGTTTTTGTGTTCGCCGTTCGCTACGATAAATCTGTGCCGGAAGGTTTTCTTGCCCAGCGCGTGAAGTATGTGATGGTGCCGTATTTTGTGTATGGCTTTATTTATTCGACGGCTGAATGGGCGAGGCTGCAGACATCAGATGAGCCGGTGGGGTTAATAGCCAACGCTATTGAGTATTATGTCTACGCGGGCTGGCATGGCTATTTTTTGATTATCGCGATGCAGTTTTATGTGGCCTACTGGTTGTTTACCCGCTGGCAGCTGTGGCGCTTGAACCCGGTGCCGTGGCTGTGGGGCGCTTGTATTATCAGCATGGGGTATTGGGGGTTGGCCTACTGGTTTGACGTCGATCTGCCCGGCTACCTGCTGTGGATCGCGCCGTTGGGGTGGATCTATGTGTTTTTCCTGGCGCTGGTACTGGTGCGCTACTACCCGCTAGCTCCTGAGAGCGTGCTGCTGGCACGCCCCGCCTGGATGCAGCAAATGGCTCGCCCGCTGTGGTTGGGGCTGATGGTGGCGCTGATTATTGCGGCGACCTTCGCGGGCTGGCTGGCATTCTCTTCCAAAGAGGTGTGGGTCATTCCCTTCTTCGTGCTGTTTACACTCTGCGCCATGCGCTACTTGGCGGGGCGTCCTGCGCCTTTGTGGGTACGCCACGTCAATGCATATTCGTTCGGTATTTATCTGGCTCACCCCATGTTCTTTGTGCTCACCGATCTGGCTGTCGAGCCGTTATCGTTGCCCGTTGGCGTCTACGCGCTGTTGCTTATGGTGGTTGGGGTGGTGGGGTCAGTGGGGCTTAATAAACTGGCGAATACCACTACAGCAGGCGCGATGCTATTCGGCAAGCAGTTGAAGGTAAGCCATTAA
- a CDS encoding glycosyltransferase family A protein, with protein sequence MGSVCFIVDAMVTGEMLPRHLKSIRESGVADHLLPILVTTTQAQERLSAIEQRYHAHSLITPARPLGARLNKAASASQAEWLIIALQKKPLSADLWGALYPQLNTYTLDALIIGFTRPTLSERILRRLLASALILPPYIAVRRAWLERLGGFDPELDDNSAIDDFLQRLHACPTRLKTYSGHLLSQMDEPDDDPMLPNPEAAVTPRP encoded by the coding sequence ATGGGGTCGGTCTGCTTTATCGTTGATGCCATGGTGACGGGTGAGATGTTGCCACGCCACTTAAAATCCATACGTGAGTCTGGTGTGGCCGATCACTTACTGCCTATTTTGGTAACGACCACTCAAGCCCAGGAGCGCCTCAGTGCTATTGAACAGCGCTACCACGCGCACTCGCTGATTACGCCAGCGCGGCCCCTGGGCGCCCGCCTCAATAAAGCTGCATCTGCCAGTCAAGCGGAGTGGCTCATCATTGCGCTGCAAAAAAAGCCGCTATCTGCCGACCTCTGGGGCGCACTCTACCCACAGCTCAACACGTATACCCTTGATGCCTTGATCATCGGCTTCACCCGGCCAACGCTGTCGGAACGCATCCTGCGGCGCTTATTAGCAAGTGCTTTGATCTTGCCGCCCTATATTGCCGTTAGACGCGCCTGGCTAGAGCGCTTGGGAGGATTTGACCCAGAGCTTGACGATAACAGCGCGATAGACGATTTTCTGCAGCGTTTGCACGCCTGCCCCACCCGCTTGAAAACCTACAGCGGGCACTTGCTTAGCCAAATGGATGAACCAGACGACGACCCTATGCTGCCTAACCCCGAAGCGGCGGTCACGCCACGTCCCTGA
- the glnA gene encoding glutamate--ammonia ligase, translating to MSAKTLALIEEHDVKWVDLRFTDTRGKEQHVTVPARDVDEEFFENGQMFDGSSIEGWKGINESDMILRPEDGTGYLDPFTEDATLVLRCDIIEPATMQGYDRDPRSIAKRAEAYLQSTGLGDTAFFGPEPEFFIFDEVHWKSDIQGSMYKITSDEGAWATDSVVEGGNLGHRPRVKGGYFPVPPVDSFHDIRGAMCNTLEAIGQTVEVHHHEVSNAGQNEIGVKFNTLVKKADEVQEMKYVIHNVAHAYGKTATFMPKPLVGDNGSGMHVHQSFWKDGNNQFAGDEYAGLSEMALFYIGGIIKHARALNAFTNASTNSYKRLVPGFEAPVMLAYSARNRSASIRIPYTASPKGKRVEARFPDPTANPYLAFSAMLMAGIDGIKNKIHPGDAMDKNLYDLPPEEGKSVPTVAHSLDQALEALDADRAFLTEGGVFTDEMIDAYIELKMEEVERIRMTTHPIEFDMYYSC from the coding sequence ATGTCAGCCAAGACTCTCGCGCTAATTGAAGAACACGATGTTAAATGGGTAGATCTGCGTTTTACCGATACTCGCGGTAAAGAGCAGCACGTGACCGTGCCTGCCCGCGATGTAGACGAAGAATTCTTTGAGAATGGCCAAATGTTCGATGGCTCTTCGATTGAAGGCTGGAAGGGCATTAACGAATCCGACATGATTCTGCGCCCGGAAGATGGTACCGGTTACCTCGACCCCTTCACCGAAGATGCGACGCTGGTGCTGCGCTGCGACATCATCGAGCCGGCCACTATGCAGGGTTACGATCGTGACCCGCGCTCTATTGCCAAGCGTGCAGAGGCTTACCTGCAGTCAACCGGCCTGGGCGACACCGCGTTTTTCGGTCCTGAGCCTGAATTTTTTATCTTTGACGAAGTGCATTGGAAGTCTGATATCCAGGGCTCCATGTACAAAATTACTTCCGACGAAGGCGCTTGGGCAACCGACAGTGTCGTTGAAGGCGGCAATCTGGGCCACCGCCCGCGCGTTAAAGGCGGCTACTTCCCGGTTCCTCCGGTCGATAGCTTCCACGATATTCGTGGCGCAATGTGTAATACCCTGGAAGCGATTGGTCAGACCGTTGAGGTTCATCACCACGAGGTTTCCAACGCGGGTCAGAACGAAATCGGCGTTAAATTCAACACGCTGGTGAAGAAAGCTGACGAAGTTCAGGAAATGAAGTACGTGATCCACAACGTGGCTCACGCTTACGGCAAAACCGCGACCTTTATGCCGAAACCGCTGGTCGGTGATAACGGTTCGGGTATGCACGTTCACCAGTCGTTCTGGAAAGATGGTAACAATCAGTTTGCCGGTGATGAGTATGCTGGCCTGTCTGAAATGGCGCTTTTCTACATTGGCGGCATCATCAAGCACGCCCGTGCCCTAAACGCCTTTACTAACGCTTCTACCAACTCGTACAAGCGTCTGGTGCCTGGCTTTGAAGCGCCGGTTATGCTGGCTTACAGCGCCCGCAACCGCTCGGCTTCAATCCGTATTCCTTACACCGCTAGCCCGAAAGGCAAGCGTGTGGAGGCGCGCTTCCCTGATCCGACTGCCAACCCCTACCTGGCGTTCTCTGCCATGTTGATGGCAGGTATCGACGGTATCAAGAACAAGATCCATCCTGGCGATGCCATGGACAAAAACCTGTACGACCTGCCGCCAGAAGAAGGCAAGTCAGTACCGACAGTGGCGCACAGCCTGGATCAAGCCCTGGAAGCTCTCGACGCTGACCGTGCGTTCCTGACTGAAGGCGGTGTGTTCACCGACGAAATGATCGATGCCTACATCGAACTCAAGATGGAAGAAGTGGAGCGTATTCGTATGACCACTCACCCCATCGAGTTTGATATGTACTACAGTTGTTAA
- a CDS encoding DUF4124 domain-containing protein — MSKVNTVAMSSVLVAALGLGGAAGPAWGQTVYRVTDEHGNVTFTDNPGRGGEALELAPLPVLPPALSAALTRTGTANSSTTDFSTTTPAVTRPSGKPGQPFMPYDHFSIALPQQGARMEEGMTAVEVAIAPPLRDDHQVRLLVNGEISQTALHSDVFWLTGLASGRHELQAELLDSSQRLQHRTATVTITVP, encoded by the coding sequence ATGAGCAAGGTCAATACAGTGGCCATGAGTAGCGTACTGGTTGCTGCCCTAGGCTTGGGGGGAGCCGCTGGCCCAGCGTGGGGGCAGACGGTTTACCGGGTGACCGATGAGCACGGCAACGTTACCTTCACCGATAACCCCGGCCGTGGTGGTGAGGCCTTGGAGTTAGCGCCGTTGCCTGTCCTGCCGCCTGCGCTAAGCGCTGCACTCACCCGCACTGGCACGGCTAATTCCAGCACGACTGATTTCAGCACCACAACACCTGCCGTTACACGGCCAAGCGGCAAACCGGGGCAGCCTTTTATGCCTTATGACCACTTCTCGATCGCTCTGCCCCAGCAAGGCGCACGGATGGAAGAGGGAATGACCGCGGTGGAGGTGGCTATTGCGCCACCGTTGCGCGATGACCATCAGGTGCGGCTGTTGGTGAATGGCGAGATTAGCCAGACGGCGCTACACAGCGATGTGTTTTGGCTAACGGGGCTTGCCTCAGGGCGGCACGAGCTTCAAGCGGAGCTGCTCGATAGCAGCCAACGTTTGCAGCACCGCACGGCAACAGTGACGATTACGGTTCCTTAA
- the glnL gene encoding nitrogen regulation protein NR(II), whose product MHQRLLEHLTTAVLLLDGELRVRWMNPAAEALLAVSLSRVHGISLDTLLGGDESIDDVLAKARDAFHPYTQREARITPLNSEPLTVDYTVTPLSDDELLLEVEPRDRLMQISREEALTTRQETIKVLARGLAHEVKNPLGGIRGAAQLLERDLDDPALREYTHIIVEEVDRLRDLVDSMLGPNRILKHEPVNIHKVLERVRALLIAEHPCVTISRDYDPSLPDLSGDESQMIQAVLNVARNAVQAMSDAQTPEPSLILRTRARRQFTLGAERHRLVSEVAVVDNGPGIPPALQETLFYPMVSGRAEGSGLGLSIAQSILHQHQGLIECDSRPGHTEFRLLIPMVVNFTGEAS is encoded by the coding sequence ATGCATCAGCGTTTGCTTGAGCATCTCACCACAGCCGTATTGCTGCTAGACGGCGAGCTGCGCGTGCGCTGGATGAACCCTGCCGCTGAAGCGTTGTTAGCCGTCAGCCTTAGCCGTGTTCACGGGATCAGCCTGGATACACTACTTGGCGGGGATGAGAGCATTGACGATGTATTGGCCAAGGCGCGGGATGCGTTTCACCCTTATACCCAGCGCGAAGCGCGCATTACGCCGCTGAATAGCGAACCACTGACGGTTGACTACACGGTGACGCCGTTATCAGACGATGAGCTGTTACTGGAAGTAGAGCCGCGGGATCGGTTGATGCAGATCTCCCGGGAAGAGGCGCTCACCACCCGCCAGGAGACCATCAAGGTGCTCGCCCGGGGGCTCGCCCACGAAGTCAAAAACCCCCTGGGTGGCATCCGCGGGGCGGCACAGCTATTGGAGCGGGATCTAGACGACCCCGCGCTGCGCGAATATACCCATATCATCGTCGAGGAAGTGGATCGGCTGCGCGACCTGGTCGACTCCATGCTCGGCCCTAACCGCATTCTTAAACATGAGCCGGTCAATATTCACAAAGTGCTCGAGCGGGTGCGGGCGCTGCTGATTGCCGAGCACCCGTGCGTGACGATTAGCCGTGATTACGATCCCAGCTTGCCCGACCTTTCCGGCGATGAGTCGCAAATGATTCAGGCGGTGCTCAACGTGGCCCGTAATGCGGTGCAGGCCATGAGCGATGCGCAAACACCGGAGCCTTCTTTAATACTGCGTACCCGCGCTCGCCGCCAGTTCACCCTGGGGGCTGAACGCCACCGGCTGGTCAGCGAAGTCGCCGTGGTCGATAACGGCCCAGGTATTCCTCCTGCGCTGCAGGAAACGCTGTTTTACCCCATGGTGTCGGGGCGCGCGGAGGGCAGTGGTCTTGGGCTCTCTATTGCCCAGTCGATTTTGCACCAGCATCAAGGGTTGATCGAGTGCGACTCACGCCCTGGACACACCGAATTTCGTTTACTGATTCCCATGGTTGTTAATTTCACCGGAGAAGCGTCATGA
- the ntrC gene encoding nitrogen regulation protein NR(I), translating to MTEAARNDVARVVIVDDDRAIRWVLERALAQPDLDVECIERADVALPRLLENPPDVLVTDIRMPGIDGLDLMSRVREAHPDLPVIVMTAHSDLDSAVASYQGGAFEYLPKPFDVDEALALVRRAVAHARERQRPVTVPEGLNAEIIGEAPAMQEVFRAIGRLSHSHITVLINGESGTGKERVAQALHQHSPRAGKPFIALNMAAIPRDLIESELFGHEKGAFTGAAQQRQGRFEQANGGTLFLDEIGDMPAETQTRLLRVLADGEFYRVGGHTPVKVDVRIIAATHQNLEVLVDDGRFREDLFHRLNVIRIHLPKLAERREDIPRLTRHFLAEAAKELTTDIKVLTSEAEAHLTRLPWPGNVRQLENICRWLTVMASGREILVEDLPPELRSPSASESSAHGDWRTAFRDWADHALAEGHTHLLEEAVPDFERILIETALKHTGGRKGEAAELLGWGRNTLTRKLKTLLPALADE from the coding sequence ATGACTGAGGCTGCACGTAATGATGTTGCGCGGGTGGTCATTGTCGATGATGACCGCGCTATCCGCTGGGTACTGGAGCGCGCTTTAGCGCAACCTGACCTGGACGTTGAGTGTATCGAGCGCGCCGACGTTGCCTTGCCCCGTTTGTTGGAAAACCCGCCCGACGTACTGGTCACCGATATTCGTATGCCGGGTATCGATGGACTGGATCTTATGTCCCGGGTACGTGAGGCGCACCCCGACCTGCCGGTGATCGTGATGACCGCGCACTCTGACCTGGACAGCGCCGTGGCCTCTTATCAGGGCGGGGCGTTTGAGTACCTGCCCAAGCCGTTTGACGTTGACGAGGCCCTGGCGCTGGTGCGTCGCGCCGTGGCCCACGCCCGTGAACGCCAGCGTCCGGTCACCGTGCCGGAAGGGCTGAATGCCGAGATCATTGGTGAAGCACCCGCCATGCAGGAGGTGTTCCGCGCCATTGGCCGCCTTTCCCACTCCCATATCACAGTGCTGATTAACGGTGAGTCGGGTACCGGTAAAGAGCGCGTTGCCCAGGCGCTTCATCAGCATAGCCCGCGGGCGGGCAAGCCATTTATTGCCCTCAATATGGCGGCGATCCCGCGTGATTTGATTGAGTCAGAGCTGTTTGGCCACGAGAAGGGCGCTTTTACCGGGGCGGCCCAGCAGCGCCAGGGGCGTTTTGAGCAAGCTAATGGCGGTACGCTGTTTTTAGATGAAATAGGCGATATGCCCGCTGAAACGCAAACACGGCTACTGCGGGTGCTGGCGGATGGCGAGTTCTATCGCGTTGGCGGCCATACGCCAGTCAAAGTGGATGTGCGTATCATCGCTGCCACCCACCAAAACCTGGAAGTGTTGGTGGATGATGGCCGCTTCCGGGAGGATCTGTTTCACCGTTTGAACGTGATCCGTATCCACCTGCCCAAGCTTGCCGAGCGGCGTGAAGACATCCCCCGCTTAACTCGGCACTTTTTAGCCGAAGCGGCGAAAGAGCTGACCACGGATATCAAAGTATTGACCAGCGAAGCAGAGGCGCACCTAACGCGTTTGCCATGGCCCGGCAACGTGCGCCAGTTAGAGAATATCTGTCGCTGGCTCACCGTCATGGCGTCGGGGCGGGAAATTTTGGTGGAAGATTTGCCGCCGGAGTTGCGTTCACCCAGCGCTTCGGAAAGCAGCGCCCACGGCGATTGGCGCACGGCGTTTCGTGATTGGGCGGATCATGCCCTGGCCGAAGGCCATACCCACCTGCTGGAAGAAGCGGTGCCCGATTTTGAGCGGATTCTGATCGAGACAGCGCTTAAACATACCGGCGGGCGCAAAGGGGAAGCCGCCGAGCTGCTGGGCTGGGGGCGCAATACGCTCACGCGTAAATTGAAGACATTGCTACCGGCACTCGCTGACGAGTAA
- a CDS encoding DUF6435 family protein, whose amino-acid sequence MLGMFKRDPKKKLQQEYERKLQAAMEASRNGDMRANATLTEEAEALLAEIRRIEAAE is encoded by the coding sequence ATGTTAGGCATGTTTAAGCGCGACCCAAAAAAGAAGCTGCAGCAAGAGTATGAGCGCAAACTTCAAGCCGCCATGGAGGCTTCACGTAATGGCGATATGCGCGCCAACGCCACGCTTACTGAAGAAGCGGAAGCATTGCTTGCCGAGATCAGGCGCATTGAGGCGGCAGAATAG
- a CDS encoding YqiA/YcfP family alpha/beta fold hydrolase has product MMTVYLSHGLESGPGALKTQALKGVAEKLDDCEPVVMDYRDIAEPKLRLEHLLGVLAKRGDDPAQCVLAGSSLGGWLSAAVSAQQPVLGCFLLAPALGLADYPETSPIIQAQHTHIIHGWRDDVVAPEPVIERARLQRLSLRMVDDDHRLHASLETILLDFERFLRQCSAPAQNH; this is encoded by the coding sequence ATGATGACTGTGTATCTATCCCATGGTCTTGAGAGCGGGCCGGGAGCGCTAAAAACCCAGGCGCTTAAAGGCGTTGCGGAAAAGCTGGATGACTGTGAACCGGTAGTTATGGACTATCGAGACATAGCTGAGCCTAAGCTGCGCCTGGAGCATCTGCTGGGGGTATTAGCCAAGCGCGGAGACGACCCTGCCCAGTGTGTGCTGGCAGGCTCGAGCTTAGGAGGCTGGCTAAGTGCGGCGGTTAGCGCTCAACAGCCGGTGTTGGGCTGCTTTCTGCTGGCTCCCGCACTGGGACTAGCCGACTACCCGGAAACGTCACCGATTATTCAGGCGCAGCACACCCATATCATTCACGGCTGGCGGGATGACGTCGTTGCCCCTGAGCCCGTGATCGAACGAGCCCGTCTGCAGCGCTTATCGCTACGCATGGTGGATGACGACCACCGCCTGCACGCCAGCCTGGAGACTATTTTGTTGGATTTTGAGCGCTTTTTACGCCAATGCAGCGCGCCCGCACAGAACCATTAG
- a CDS encoding entericidin A/B family lipoprotein, which yields MKRSIALGIVIMVTLLLVSGCNTIRGAGEDIQQGGEAIQRAAS from the coding sequence ATGAAACGCTCTATCGCTCTTGGCATCGTAATAATGGTGACACTGCTGCTGGTCAGTGGCTGTAATACCATTCGTGGTGCAGGTGAAGACATTCAGCAGGGTGGCGAAGCTATCCAGCGCGCAGCGAGCTAA
- a CDS encoding phosphatase PAP2 family protein, with protein MRPRPLVVFDRLDLLEWQFCQRISRLSIYRPWRITLQAASRLGDWPVWVLLILAQPWLQPNGAWRVLQYSVLALFAVAIYRLVKTRLCRERPFITYGEGIECCEPARDRYSFPSGHTMHAVMFSVLVAAHTPWLLPVVLPLTLLIAISRVGLGLHYVSDVVAGAAMGYAFALASLYWMG; from the coding sequence ATGCGCCCGCGTCCGCTTGTCGTATTCGATCGTCTTGACCTGCTGGAGTGGCAGTTCTGCCAGCGTATATCTCGGCTATCGATCTACCGCCCCTGGCGCATCACGCTTCAGGCTGCCAGCCGCTTAGGCGACTGGCCTGTCTGGGTGTTACTCATCCTCGCCCAGCCCTGGCTGCAGCCAAACGGCGCCTGGCGTGTCTTGCAGTACAGCGTGCTTGCGCTGTTTGCCGTGGCCATTTATCGGCTGGTGAAGACCCGCTTGTGCCGTGAGCGGCCATTTATTACTTATGGGGAAGGCATCGAGTGCTGTGAGCCGGCCCGCGACCGTTATAGCTTCCCCAGCGGCCACACCATGCACGCGGTGATGTTTAGCGTGTTAGTCGCCGCCCACACACCCTGGCTACTGCCGGTGGTATTGCCATTAACGCTGCTGATAGCGATCTCACGGGTGGGCTTAGGGCTCCACTACGTAAGCGATGTAGTTGCAGGGGCAGCGATGGGCTACGCGTTTGCCTTGGCCAGCCTCTATTGGATGGGATAA